From one Malus sylvestris chromosome 1, drMalSylv7.2, whole genome shotgun sequence genomic stretch:
- the LOC126624431 gene encoding uncharacterized protein LOC126624431 isoform X1: MSEPGSSSDEGSSSFSSKSESAMSESSGSLLESGTRETLDDLPNRQTLAIASSSSMALGEGVVFDAIPIVRSEFTADHLKNNLLDNEKQVEALRQSCNIPRSVGIRLVHDEEWPSEPPQGHVMFYTQILLTLGVRLPLHPWLQKMLSLIGYAPGQLNPGFWDTLIGFYIIWMECGLCEPSFHQWRYCYKMRPAKSCTGYAECACRSERERIVYGKKKAYYTWKNRWCFLYNDWEYDKGVTPERRVLTHFQTVGCNVSTVRTICYLLWSFLASNTLLHVVTRGTIQLFGQELSDIEKVLRVPKEDIHLSKLRPLFRRYGFQPLVSESQGRSMEKVSKKTGTSTHKRKAPVLVPSEDILPHKKIHKFRGEPSVRPKSQDGVLKGPAFRKTGVKTVDDATAVVVGEGSRLLPHPLTMEHTVQESDPGSRHEGKGKERAGSVPWKDLRVATRPKDFGDINNCLAGRRFAFDELGEPLAKDESDCDRMLKLSSYVMAEYHDRLQEVERYKAKLKENKQLVDEARRNKGLLTQALQLKDETMESLKRRNGENLRLKKLFEATKKQLEVATLEVSKVKGELDGALVEISELEKSIPTEREAAVQEYLSSSTFHLAIKPYCAQEARFEKRKWMAVLDRYDDGSILRKYHEDIDEHHRKGETFVLAVDPSSEDESDNEGSADAQTQHGEEDLGDAEDDGRTRNDTARGSASDENE; the protein is encoded by the exons atgtcagagcctggaagttctagtgatgagggctcttctagctttagctctaagtctgagtctgcaatgtcggagtcttcagggtctttgttagagtccggtactagagaaacattggatgatcttcccaaccgtcaaactttagctattgctagttcttcctccatggcgttgggtgagggggttgtttttgatgccatacccatagttcgctctgagttcacagcagaccatctaaagaataacttgttagataatgagaagcaggttgaggcgctaaggcagtcatgtaatatccctcgtagtgtagggatacgtttggtacatgatgaagaatggccttctgagcctccccagggtcatgttatgttctacacccagatattactgactttaggggtgagactacctttacatccgtggttgcaaaagatgttatctttgatcggatatgcacctgggcaactcaatcctggtttctgggatactttgattggattttatatcatttggatggagtgtgggttgtgtgagccttccttccatcagtggcgttactgttacaagatgcgcccagcaaaatcatgcactggttatgccgagtgtgcatgtcggagtgagagagagcgtattgtgtatggtaagaaaaaggcatactacacatggaaaaaccgttggtgctttctgtataatgattgggagtatgataagggtgtcacgcctgagcgacgtgtgcttactcacttccagactgtaggttgtaacgtatcaaccgttcgtactatttgctatttgttgtggtcttttcttgcttctaacactttgcttcatgtagtgacgcggggcaccatccaactgtttgggcaagagctatctgacatagagaaggtgttgagggtgcccaaagaggatatacacttaagcaagctacgacccttatttcgtcggtacggttttcaacccttagtttccgagagccagggacgatcga tggagaaggtaagcaagaaaacagggactagcacccataaaaggaaagcaccagtgttagttccttcggaagacatcctaccgcataagaaaattcataagttccgAGGGGAACCATCCGTTAGACCTAAGTCCCAAGATGGGGTCCTTAAGGGGCCTGCCTTTAGGAAGACTGGAGTCAAGACCGTTGATGATGCTACTGCCGTAGTTGTAGGAGAAGGGAGCCGACTGTTGCCTCATCCTCTTACTATGGAGCACACTGTCCAGGAAAGTGATCCTGGTTCCCGCCATGAggggaaaggcaaggaaagagctggcagtgtcccgtggaaggacttgagggttgccacgcggccaaaggattttggggatatcaacaattgcttggcagggcgtcgattcgccttcgatgagctcggagagcccttagctaaggatgaatcggattgcgaccggatgttgaagctgtcttcatat gtcatggccgagtatcacgacagactgcaagaggttgagcggtacaaggcaaaactgaaggagaataagcagcttgtggacgaggcccgaaggaataagggacttttgactcaggctctccaactgaaggatgaaaccatggagagcttgaaaaggcgaaatggtgagaacctaaggcttaagaaattgtttgaggcaactaaaaaaCAGTTGGAGGTGGCTACCTTGGAAGTATCCAAGGTTAAgggagaattggatggtgccttagttgagatttctgaactggagaagagcattccaactgaaagggaggctgctgtgcaagaatacttaagttcttcgacctttcatcttgctattaaaccctactgtgctcaagaagctcgctttgaaaaaaggaaatggatggccgtccttgatcgttatgatgatgggagcattcttcgaaaataccacgaagatatagatgagcatcatcgaaagggcgagacatttgtccttgctgttgatcctagcagcgaagatgagtctgataatgaaggtagtgctgatgcacagactcagcatggtgaagaggatcttggggatgcagaggatgatggtaggacgcggaatgatactgccaggggttcggcttcagatgagaatgaatag
- the LOC126624431 gene encoding uncharacterized protein LOC126624431 isoform X2, translated as MSEPGSSSDEGSSSFSSKSESAMSESSGSLLESGTRETLDDLPNRQTLAIASSSSMALGEGVVFDAIPIVRSEFTADHLKNNLLDNEKQVEALRQSCNIPRSVGIRLVHDEEWPSEPPQGHVMFYTQILLTLGVRLPLHPWLQKMLSLIGYAPGQLNPGFWDTLIGFYIIWMECGLCEPSFHQWRYCYKMRPAKSCTGYAECACRSERERIVYGKKKAYYTWKNRWCFLYNDWEYDKGVTPERRVLTHFQTVVTRGTIQLFGQELSDIEKVLRVPKEDIHLSKLRPLFRRYGFQPLVSESQGRSMEKVSKKTGTSTHKRKAPVLVPSEDILPHKKIHKFRGEPSVRPKSQDGVLKGPAFRKTGVKTVDDATAVVVGEGSRLLPHPLTMEHTVQESDPGSRHEGKGKERAGSVPWKDLRVATRPKDFGDINNCLAGRRFAFDELGEPLAKDESDCDRMLKLSSYVMAEYHDRLQEVERYKAKLKENKQLVDEARRNKGLLTQALQLKDETMESLKRRNGENLRLKKLFEATKKQLEVATLEVSKVKGELDGALVEISELEKSIPTEREAAVQEYLSSSTFHLAIKPYCAQEARFEKRKWMAVLDRYDDGSILRKYHEDIDEHHRKGETFVLAVDPSSEDESDNEGSADAQTQHGEEDLGDAEDDGRTRNDTARGSASDENE; from the exons atgtcagagcctggaagttctagtgatgagggctcttctagctttagctctaagtctgagtctgcaatgtcggagtcttcagggtctttgttagagtccggtactagagaaacattggatgatcttcccaaccgtcaaactttagctattgctagttcttcctccatggcgttgggtgagggggttgtttttgatgccatacccatagttcgctctgagttcacagcagaccatctaaagaataacttgttagataatgagaagcaggttgaggcgctaaggcagtcatgtaatatccctcgtagtgtagggatacgtttggtacatgatgaagaatggccttctgagcctccccagggtcatgttatgttctacacccagatattactgactttaggggtgagactacctttacatccgtggttgcaaaagatgttatctttgatcggatatgcacctgggcaactcaatcctggtttctgggatactttgattggattttatatcatttggatggagtgtgggttgtgtgagccttccttccatcagtggcgttactgttacaagatgcgcccagcaaaatcatgcactggttatgccgagtgtgcatgtcggagtgagagagagcgtattgtgtatggtaagaaaaaggcatactacacatggaaaaaccgttggtgctttctgtataatgattgggagtatgataagggtgtcacgcctgagcgacgtgtgcttactcacttccagactgtag tgacgcggggcaccatccaactgtttgggcaagagctatctgacatagagaaggtgttgagggtgcccaaagaggatatacacttaagcaagctacgacccttatttcgtcggtacggttttcaacccttagtttccgagagccagggacgatcga tggagaaggtaagcaagaaaacagggactagcacccataaaaggaaagcaccagtgttagttccttcggaagacatcctaccgcataagaaaattcataagttccgAGGGGAACCATCCGTTAGACCTAAGTCCCAAGATGGGGTCCTTAAGGGGCCTGCCTTTAGGAAGACTGGAGTCAAGACCGTTGATGATGCTACTGCCGTAGTTGTAGGAGAAGGGAGCCGACTGTTGCCTCATCCTCTTACTATGGAGCACACTGTCCAGGAAAGTGATCCTGGTTCCCGCCATGAggggaaaggcaaggaaagagctggcagtgtcccgtggaaggacttgagggttgccacgcggccaaaggattttggggatatcaacaattgcttggcagggcgtcgattcgccttcgatgagctcggagagcccttagctaaggatgaatcggattgcgaccggatgttgaagctgtcttcatat gtcatggccgagtatcacgacagactgcaagaggttgagcggtacaaggcaaaactgaaggagaataagcagcttgtggacgaggcccgaaggaataagggacttttgactcaggctctccaactgaaggatgaaaccatggagagcttgaaaaggcgaaatggtgagaacctaaggcttaagaaattgtttgaggcaactaaaaaaCAGTTGGAGGTGGCTACCTTGGAAGTATCCAAGGTTAAgggagaattggatggtgccttagttgagatttctgaactggagaagagcattccaactgaaagggaggctgctgtgcaagaatacttaagttcttcgacctttcatcttgctattaaaccctactgtgctcaagaagctcgctttgaaaaaaggaaatggatggccgtccttgatcgttatgatgatgggagcattcttcgaaaataccacgaagatatagatgagcatcatcgaaagggcgagacatttgtccttgctgttgatcctagcagcgaagatgagtctgataatgaaggtagtgctgatgcacagactcagcatggtgaagaggatcttggggatgcagaggatgatggtaggacgcggaatgatactgccaggggttcggcttcagatgagaatgaatag